In Melospiza georgiana isolate bMelGeo1 chromosome 8, bMelGeo1.pri, whole genome shotgun sequence, one genomic interval encodes:
- the PTPN20 gene encoding tyrosine-protein phosphatase non-receptor type 20 translates to MQKEQTNLLCKVSWLDKTIRTSSVTFQTDRTFASGDELTQLINLKPSQSGVDPRTGITGLIQGLQLQIENQEVLKEFMALEHVKPIDDCRTGKAPENQNKNRYRDILPYDKTRVPLGEKNGYINASYIRMNVGEEEHFYIITQGPLPSTMADFWQMVWESESDVIAMMTKEVELGQVKCHRYWPESPYNSKELANFYLRLHNYQPLEYFIIRKIEIISKQFNIKQIVRDLRDQRFGMIQTKDEYLFCYEVVLEVLQILRAMDSY, encoded by the exons ATGCAGAAAGAACAGACAAATCTCCTCTGCAAGGTCAGCTGGCTGGACAAGACTATAAGGACCTCATCAGTAACGTTTCAGACAG ACAGAACCTTTGCTTCTGGAGATGAACTGACTCAGTTAATTAACTTGAAACCATCACAGAGTGGAGTAGATCCAAGGACTGGCATAACAGGTCTTATTCAAGGACTGCAGCTGCAGATTGAGAATCAAGAGGTGCTAAAGGAGTTTATG GCTTTAGAACATGTGAAGCCAATAGATGACTGCAGAACTGGCAAAGCACCagaaaaccagaataaaaaCAGATACCGAGATATCCTTCCAT ATGATAAGACACGAGTTCCTCTGGGAGAAAAGAATGGCTACATTAATGCAAGTTACATTAGAATGAATGTTGGAGAAGAGGAACACTTTTATATTATAACCCAAGGGCCTCTTCCATCCACTATGGCTGATTTCTGGCAAATGGTCTGGGAGAGTGAATCAGATGTGATTGCCATGATGACAAAAGAAGTGGAGCTAGGGCAAGTGAAATGCCATCGATACTGGCCTGAATCTCCCTATAACTCTAAAGAACTGGCTAATTTCTATCTCAGGCTACACAATTACCAGCCTCTGGAATACTTCATAattagaaaaatagaaattatcaGCAAGCAG TTCAACATCAAGCAGATAGTGAGAGATTTGCGAGATCAGCGTTTTGGCATGATCCAAACTAAG GATGAGTATTTATTCTGTTATGAAGTTGTGCTGGAAGTCCTTCAGATCCTGCGAGCCATGGATTCCTACTGA